A section of the Sceloporus undulatus isolate JIND9_A2432 ecotype Alabama chromosome 3, SceUnd_v1.1, whole genome shotgun sequence genome encodes:
- the SRGN gene encoding serglycin gives MDCGGTQAKTEMLVRHNGRIFMALCIILFTGCTIQGAPVQRGRYMRVRCRPNDRFANCVEEQGPVFDIPDGNANMILPPKADPALMKKFQDHPDTFTLSGDEYGSGNEVDPEFGSGTDYEMDDPSIPEFKMNQPDQKLKLKLTKEGLFLHENRL, from the exons ATGGACTGTGGAGGTACGCAGGCCAAAACAGAAATGCTCGTCAGACATAATGGGAGGATTTTCATGGCTCTCTGTATAATCCTCTTTACAGGATGCACAATACAAG GGGCTCCTGTCCAAAGAGGCCGATATATGAGAGTGAGGTGCAGACCTAATGACCGCTTTGCAAATTGCGTTGAAGAACAAGGACCGGTTTTTGACATTCCTGATGGAAATGCTAACATGATCCTCCCTCCGAAAGCTGATCCAGCACT AATGAAGAAATTTCAAGACCATCCTGATACTTTTACGCTTTCTGGAGATGAATACGGATCAGGAAATGAAGTAGATCCAGAGTTTGGGTCAGGCACTGACTATGAGATGGATGATCCCAGTATTCCTGAGTTTAAAATGAACCAACCAGATCAGAAACTGAAACTTAAATTAACAAAGGAAGGTTTATTCCTGCACGAAAACAGACTGTGA